From a region of the Streptomyces sp. NBC_01454 genome:
- a CDS encoding NADP-dependent succinic semialdehyde dehydrogenase: protein MAIATVNPATGETLKTFDALNAGEIEDHLVRADQAFQEHRRTSFAHRAELLHKAAELLDADQDGIARTMTTEMGKPLAQARAEAAKCAKTMRWYADHAEELLADEHPDPADVSDSGAARAVVRYRPLGTVLAVMPWNFPLWQVVRFAAPALMAGNTGLLKHASNVPQTALYLEELFRRAGYAEGCFQTLLIGSGAVEDILRDPRIAAATLTGSEPAGRAVASVAGDEVKKTVLELGGSDPFIVLPSADLDKAARVAVTARVQNNGQSCIAAKRFLVHDEIYDAFTERFTDRMAALTVGDPMDERTDVGPLASEQGRSDLEELVDDAIHKGAAALCGGRRPPQHRAGWFYEPTVLSDITPGMRIHYEEAFGPVATLYRVADVDEAVRIANDTPFGLSSNAWTRDPDEQARFARDVQAGGVFFNGMTASHPGLPFGGAKRSGYGRELSGHGIREFCNMTTLWYGPED from the coding sequence ATGGCCATCGCCACGGTCAACCCGGCAACCGGCGAGACCCTGAAGACCTTCGACGCGCTCAACGCCGGCGAGATCGAAGACCATCTGGTCCGGGCGGACCAGGCCTTCCAGGAGCACCGCCGCACCAGCTTCGCCCACCGCGCGGAACTGCTGCACAAGGCCGCCGAACTGCTCGACGCCGACCAGGACGGCATCGCCCGCACGATGACCACGGAGATGGGCAAACCGCTGGCCCAGGCGCGCGCGGAGGCCGCGAAGTGCGCCAAGACCATGCGCTGGTACGCCGACCACGCCGAGGAACTGCTCGCCGACGAGCACCCCGACCCCGCCGACGTCAGCGACTCCGGCGCCGCCCGCGCCGTGGTGCGCTACCGCCCCCTCGGCACCGTCCTCGCGGTGATGCCGTGGAACTTCCCGCTGTGGCAGGTCGTCCGGTTCGCCGCACCCGCCCTGATGGCCGGCAACACCGGCCTGCTCAAGCACGCCTCGAACGTCCCGCAGACCGCGCTGTACCTGGAGGAGCTCTTCCGCCGCGCCGGCTACGCCGAGGGCTGTTTCCAGACCCTGCTGATCGGCTCCGGCGCCGTCGAGGACATCCTGCGCGACCCGCGGATCGCCGCCGCCACGCTGACCGGCAGCGAGCCGGCCGGCCGCGCGGTCGCCTCGGTCGCCGGTGACGAGGTCAAGAAGACCGTCCTCGAACTCGGCGGCAGCGACCCGTTCATCGTCCTGCCCTCCGCCGACCTCGACAAGGCGGCCCGGGTCGCGGTCACCGCGCGTGTCCAGAACAACGGGCAGTCGTGCATCGCGGCCAAGCGGTTCCTCGTGCACGACGAGATCTACGACGCCTTCACCGAGCGGTTCACCGACCGGATGGCGGCGCTGACCGTCGGCGACCCGATGGACGAGCGGACCGATGTCGGGCCGCTCGCCAGCGAACAGGGCCGCTCCGACCTGGAGGAACTCGTCGACGACGCGATCCACAAGGGAGCCGCGGCGCTGTGCGGCGGACGGCGGCCGCCACAGCACCGCGCGGGCTGGTTCTACGAGCCGACGGTGCTGTCCGACATCACCCCCGGCATGCGCATCCACTACGAGGAGGCGTTCGGGCCGGTGGCCACGCTCTACCGCGTCGCCGACGTGGACGAGGCGGTGCGGATCGCCAACGACACCCCGTTCGGGCTCAGTTCCAACGCCTGGACCCGGGACCCCGACGAGCAGGCCCGGTTCGCCCGCGATGTGCAGGCCGGCGGTGTCTTCTTCAACGGGATGACCGCCTCGCACCCGGGCCTCCCCTTCGGCGGCGCCAAGCGCTCCGGCTATGGGCGGGAGCTGTCCGGGCACGGCATCCGGGAGTTCTGCAACATGACGACACTGTGGTACGGGCCGGAGGACTGA
- a CDS encoding SpoIIE family protein phosphatase has translation MTGRFVESPGEDYDPRADRDWRPVTEDAPGVSDHKPIGLRERLSLNRMGTFDWDLDDGFMDLDPGAMDVFDLRPDEYDGAPMSLVSRVPPEEGLRLDEALAQALRDGHSSYGSYFRVQCRDGTQRWTHSQGRILHDADGMPYRIIGIVREATSELADSALLRSLQQERQRQTVMVQQTTAALARALSVKDVTRVLTDSGGARRFGADGLLLGLVENDRFEVIAAAGLEGEVPDDMMTSRLDDTLPLADTARSRRPLFLSSRSELIARFPRLRPYTEVLPTGSAAFLPLVAQDTVIGALGLFNAEPAVQSPEARNVALALAGVVAQSVQRATLFDQEREFATGLQATMLPRRLPPLAGGAVTVRYHPASVGRDVGGDWYDVIALPQGRTGLVVGDVQGHDTHAAAVMGQLRIALRAYASEGHTPETVLVRASRFLSELDTERFATCTYIQADLESGALHLARAGHLGPLISNSSRHIDWPEVRGGLPLGLATAFGHDHFPETQLFLEPGSTLLLCTDGLVERPGHDISSGIDALSEAVREGPTELEALADRLSDQLWAAPGSEDDMALLLLHRLPGPGPATTPRLRLHVHQADPSGTAEVRSALRRTLDQWRAGAVAHHVEVAASELIANALTHTESGALVSVELLPGTPRRIRLEVEDRSSRWPRRRSPGETATSGRGLMLVEAFADRWGAEPRGAGKALWCEFAVPDGPQ, from the coding sequence GACCCCGGCGCCATGGACGTCTTCGATCTGCGCCCGGACGAATACGACGGCGCGCCGATGTCCCTGGTCTCCCGGGTCCCTCCGGAGGAGGGCCTGCGGCTGGACGAGGCGCTCGCCCAGGCCCTGCGGGACGGCCACTCGTCCTACGGCTCCTACTTCCGCGTCCAGTGCCGCGACGGGACCCAGCGCTGGACCCACTCCCAGGGGCGGATCCTGCACGACGCGGACGGAATGCCGTACCGGATCATCGGCATCGTCCGGGAGGCGACCAGCGAGCTGGCGGACTCCGCGCTGCTGCGCTCGCTCCAGCAGGAGCGGCAGCGGCAGACCGTGATGGTGCAGCAGACGACCGCGGCGCTGGCCCGCGCGCTGTCCGTCAAGGATGTGACCCGGGTGCTCACCGACAGCGGCGGCGCCCGGCGGTTCGGCGCGGACGGCCTGCTGCTCGGGCTGGTCGAGAACGACCGGTTCGAGGTGATCGCCGCCGCCGGCCTGGAGGGCGAGGTGCCCGACGACATGATGACCTCGCGGCTGGACGACACCCTGCCGCTGGCCGACACGGCGCGTTCGCGGCGGCCGCTCTTCCTCAGCAGCCGGAGCGAGCTGATCGCCCGCTTTCCACGGCTGCGCCCGTACACCGAGGTGCTGCCGACGGGCAGCGCGGCGTTCCTGCCGCTGGTGGCGCAGGACACCGTCATCGGGGCGCTGGGGCTGTTCAACGCGGAGCCCGCGGTGCAGTCGCCGGAGGCCAGGAATGTGGCGCTGGCGCTGGCCGGTGTGGTCGCCCAGTCGGTGCAGCGGGCGACCCTCTTCGACCAGGAGCGGGAGTTCGCCACGGGACTGCAGGCGACGATGCTGCCGCGCCGGCTGCCGCCCCTGGCGGGCGGTGCGGTCACCGTGCGCTATCACCCGGCGAGCGTCGGACGGGACGTCGGCGGCGACTGGTACGACGTCATCGCGCTGCCGCAGGGGCGCACCGGGCTGGTGGTCGGCGACGTCCAGGGCCATGACACCCATGCGGCCGCCGTGATGGGCCAGCTGCGGATCGCGCTGCGGGCCTACGCCAGCGAGGGGCACACGCCGGAAACCGTGCTGGTGCGGGCCTCCCGCTTTCTGTCCGAGCTGGACACCGAGCGCTTCGCCACGTGCACCTACATCCAGGCCGATCTGGAGTCCGGGGCGCTGCATCTCGCACGGGCCGGCCATCTCGGGCCGCTGATCAGCAACAGCTCCCGGCACATCGACTGGCCCGAGGTCCGTGGCGGGTTGCCGCTGGGCCTGGCCACCGCCTTCGGGCACGACCACTTCCCGGAGACGCAGCTGTTCCTGGAGCCCGGGTCGACGCTGCTGCTGTGCACCGACGGGCTGGTCGAGCGGCCCGGCCACGACATCTCCTCCGGCATCGACGCGCTGTCCGAGGCCGTCCGCGAGGGCCCTACGGAGCTGGAAGCGCTCGCCGACCGGCTCTCGGACCAGCTGTGGGCCGCCCCCGGCTCGGAGGACGACATGGCGCTCCTGCTGCTGCACCGGCTCCCCGGCCCCGGGCCGGCCACCACTCCCCGGCTGCGGCTGCATGTCCACCAGGCCGACCCCTCGGGCACGGCGGAGGTCCGCTCGGCGCTGCGCCGCACGCTGGACCAGTGGCGGGCGGGCGCCGTCGCCCACCACGTCGAGGTCGCCGCCTCCGAGCTGATCGCCAATGCGCTGACCCACACGGAGAGCGGTGCCCTGGTCTCCGTGGAGCTGCTGCCCGGCACCCCGCGGCGGATCCGGCTGGAGGTCGAGGACCGCTCCAGCCGGTGGCCGCGGCGGCGCAGCCCCGGGGAGACCGCGACCTCGGGCCGGGGGCTGATGCTGGTCGAGGCCTTCGCGGACCGCTGGGGCGCGGAGCCGCGCGGTGCGGGCAAGGCGCTGTGGTGTGAGTTCGCGGTGCCCGACGGCCCGCAGTGA
- a CDS encoding L,D-transpeptidase family protein — translation MPMTRIRTTHPAAAGARTAAGGAIRAAVPPAAAALLLALCAPAPAAAARPAGSPVPLPARMADTGGGGQLITARARTPRATTGTVTWWERHNGRWRRAGRAPARFGAGGLTEGRTRVQGTSTTPTGLYDLPFAFGLAPAPPGTALPYRRVGADSWWCEDNASASYNRWVAPLPPDCAAAESERLADYPTQYDRALVTGFNYRRPVHGRGAGIFLHVQGKGATAGCVSVPAGAMARILSWVRPSRHPHLAIGTAHGPTALTRY, via the coding sequence ATGCCCATGACGCGTATCAGGACGACGCACCCGGCCGCGGCCGGGGCCAGGACCGCGGCCGGCGGCGCGATCCGGGCCGCGGTGCCGCCGGCGGCCGCCGCGCTGCTCCTCGCGCTCTGCGCGCCCGCCCCGGCGGCCGCCGCGCGGCCCGCGGGCTCCCCCGTCCCGCTGCCCGCCCGTATGGCGGACACCGGGGGCGGCGGGCAGCTCATCACCGCCCGGGCGCGCACCCCGCGTGCCACCACCGGGACGGTGACGTGGTGGGAGCGCCACAACGGCCGCTGGCGGCGGGCGGGTCGGGCGCCGGCCCGGTTCGGTGCCGGCGGGCTGACCGAAGGCCGCACCCGGGTGCAGGGCACCTCGACCACCCCCACCGGGCTGTACGACCTGCCGTTCGCGTTCGGCCTCGCCCCGGCGCCGCCCGGTACCGCCCTCCCCTACCGCCGGGTCGGCGCGGACTCCTGGTGGTGCGAGGACAACGCCTCGGCCTCCTACAACCGCTGGGTGGCGCCCCTGCCGCCGGACTGCGCGGCCGCCGAGTCCGAACGGCTGGCGGACTATCCGACGCAGTACGACCGGGCCCTGGTCACCGGCTTCAACTACCGCCGTCCGGTGCACGGCCGCGGCGCCGGGATCTTCCTCCATGTCCAGGGGAAGGGCGCCACGGCCGGCTGTGTGTCCGTACCGGCCGGGGCGATGGCGCGGATCCTGTCCTGGGTGCGGCCGTCCCGGCATCCGCACCTCGCCATCGGCACGGCGCACGGACCGACCGCGCTCACCCGCTACTGA